In a genomic window of Akkermansia massiliensis:
- a CDS encoding LicD family protein, translating into MNGFRRRRNESLASKLEDIRNLLIYNHPVSQVPPATGKLRLLQEGNTVLLALFARKCRENGLRYWLDYGTLLGAVRHRGFIPWDDDLDASMMRPEYDRLLELLPSLFPREEGFTWKRHAFLQIGYEGTPLNIDVYPYHFYSESLVSPEQHGSLDRRLTAFKKDVVLVDGRMNMTDDQIQQKIRREILEGKDPAAEEDTPGIFLSPAITFTKNTHLPYETFFPLGSMEFEGMKFSVPNHARQYLQFFYGDYLSYPDRIQFKHPSVKRMMEHVPFETAVNRFIDVYGKQIDISQS; encoded by the coding sequence ATGAATGGTTTCAGGAGAAGAAGAAACGAATCTTTGGCGTCAAAGCTGGAAGATATCCGCAATCTTCTCATTTACAACCATCCCGTTTCCCAGGTTCCTCCGGCTACGGGCAAACTGAGGCTGCTTCAGGAAGGCAATACCGTTTTGCTGGCTCTTTTTGCGCGGAAGTGCCGGGAAAACGGCCTCCGGTACTGGCTGGATTACGGAACGTTGCTGGGCGCGGTGCGGCACAGGGGCTTTATTCCGTGGGACGATGATCTGGACGCAAGCATGATGAGGCCGGAGTACGACCGCCTTCTGGAACTGCTGCCCTCCCTCTTTCCGCGGGAGGAAGGTTTTACCTGGAAAAGGCATGCCTTCCTGCAAATAGGGTATGAGGGCACTCCTCTCAACATTGACGTATACCCTTATCATTTTTATTCGGAAAGCCTCGTGTCCCCGGAACAGCACGGCAGCCTGGACAGGCGGCTTACTGCGTTTAAAAAAGACGTGGTTCTGGTGGATGGCCGGATGAACATGACCGATGACCAGATCCAGCAGAAAATCCGCCGGGAGATTCTGGAAGGCAAGGACCCGGCGGCGGAGGAGGACACCCCCGGAATTTTCCTTTCCCCGGCCATCACATTTACGAAAAACACTCATCTGCCCTATGAGACGTTCTTTCCCCTGGGATCCATGGAGTTTGAGGGGATGAAATTCTCCGTGCCCAACCATGCGCGCCAGTACCTGCAATTTTTTTATGGCGATTACCTGTCCTATCCGGACCGCATCCAGTTCAAGCACCCTTCCGTAAAGCGCATGATGGAACATGTCCCCTTTGAGACGGCGGTGAACCGTTTCATTGACGTCTACGGAAAGCAGATTGACATATCCCAGTCATGA
- a CDS encoding Gfo/Idh/MocA family oxidoreductase, translating into MKTVITYGTFDLLHTGHVNLLKRARALGDRLIVGVTTDSYDQSRGKLNVLESLEERVENVRKTGLADLIITEELEGQKLHDIQKYGADIFVIGSDWTGKFDYLREHCEVVYLERTKGVSSTDLRSARNFIVHMGIAGHGRIAGRFLQESKYVSGIEITAVYGRDEEKVRRFAESYELLEYYTEYERFLDKVHAVYVAVPHHLHYELVKRALLKGKHVLCEKPLALSREEVEELFLLAAERGCVLLEALKTAFFPAFQQLIGVAESGVIGSIKAVDAAFTKLIEDDSSREFDPMQAGGAWTELGAYPVFVIGKLLGTESRRIRFTTCRKPETGVDLFTRADFLYPNAAASATVAIGAKREGDLCVTGTRGYIYVPSPWWKTEIFEVRFEDPRQNRKYFIRFEGDGLRYELAAFLRLIHGCRHEFSLMSRDDSLFMADVTCRFREGGDVEEIN; encoded by the coding sequence ATGAAAACGGTTATCACCTACGGCACTTTCGACCTGCTTCATACGGGGCACGTCAATCTTCTGAAAAGAGCACGGGCGCTGGGGGACCGCCTTATCGTCGGCGTGACCACAGACAGCTACGACCAGAGCCGGGGCAAGCTGAATGTGCTGGAAAGCCTGGAGGAACGCGTGGAAAATGTCCGGAAGACCGGATTGGCGGACCTTATTATCACGGAGGAGCTGGAAGGGCAGAAGCTGCACGACATCCAGAAGTATGGGGCGGATATTTTCGTGATCGGTTCCGACTGGACGGGCAAGTTCGATTATCTGCGCGAACATTGCGAGGTGGTTTACCTGGAGCGCACGAAGGGCGTTTCTTCAACCGACCTCCGTTCCGCCCGGAATTTCATTGTCCACATGGGAATTGCCGGCCACGGGCGCATAGCGGGCCGTTTTCTCCAGGAGTCCAAGTACGTCAGCGGCATTGAAATAACGGCCGTTTACGGACGCGACGAGGAGAAGGTGCGCCGGTTTGCGGAATCGTATGAACTGCTGGAATATTACACGGAGTATGAACGGTTCCTGGACAAGGTCCATGCCGTTTACGTGGCCGTTCCGCATCATCTGCATTATGAACTGGTCAAAAGAGCCCTCCTGAAAGGAAAGCATGTGCTGTGCGAAAAGCCGCTTGCCCTTTCCCGGGAAGAGGTGGAAGAGCTGTTCCTGCTGGCCGCGGAGAGGGGATGCGTTTTACTGGAAGCGCTGAAAACGGCTTTTTTCCCGGCTTTCCAGCAGTTGATAGGCGTGGCGGAAAGCGGAGTTATCGGTTCCATCAAGGCGGTGGACGCCGCGTTCACCAAATTGATTGAGGATGATTCAAGCAGGGAGTTCGATCCCATGCAGGCCGGGGGGGCGTGGACGGAGCTGGGGGCTTATCCCGTTTTCGTCATCGGAAAGCTGCTGGGGACGGAAAGCCGCCGCATCCGCTTCACGACTTGCAGGAAGCCGGAAACGGGCGTGGACCTTTTTACGCGGGCGGATTTCCTTTATCCCAATGCGGCAGCCTCCGCTACGGTCGCCATCGGAGCCAAGCGGGAGGGGGACCTGTGCGTCACGGGAACGCGCGGCTATATTTACGTGCCCTCCCCGTGGTGGAAGACGGAGATATTTGAGGTGCGTTTTGAAGACCCCCGGCAGAACAGGAAATATTTTATCAGGTTTGAGGGCGACGGCCTTCGCTATGAGCTGGCCGCGTTTTTGCGCCTGATTCACGGCTGCCGTCATGAGTTTTCCCTCATGTCCCGGGATGATTCCCTGTTCATGGCTGACGTGACCTGCCGGTTCCGCGAAGGCGGCGATGTTGAAGAGATCAACTGA
- a CDS encoding NAD/NADP-dependent octopine/nopaline dehydrogenase family protein — protein MNATSAPIIGICGGGNLAHAMAGWLGARGLRVNILTRKPEQWNKTISASFPDGTALRPPLGRISNHPEILEECSLVLVAVPRFGIREICLRIKPFLRRDQGLAIVPGTPDVMDMAEDASWTSSVSLMGIYKVPLICRTLEYGHSVSILGSRPLNRIWVAPGNDAGHWSALLETLFDTPLELLSSPWPFLLNNSNPLLHPSRCMSLFRHYREGTFYDRQFLFYEEWTEEASELYIRADQELLALCSRCPGMEIGRDIIPVLNYYESRNAAELTGKIRSIPAFRGVKAPMVLREQGWAPDFASRYFTEDVPLGTGPICRLAEKLGVPSPTLHSFVEWNTSMLDRFSPLQEKS, from the coding sequence ATGAACGCTACTTCTGCGCCCATCATAGGCATCTGCGGCGGCGGCAACTTGGCCCATGCCATGGCCGGGTGGCTGGGGGCCCGTGGCCTGCGCGTCAATATCCTGACCCGGAAGCCCGAACAATGGAATAAAACCATCTCCGCCTCCTTTCCGGACGGAACCGCGCTCCGGCCCCCCCTGGGCCGAATCAGCAATCATCCGGAAATACTGGAGGAATGCAGCCTTGTGCTGGTGGCGGTCCCCCGTTTCGGCATCCGGGAAATATGCCTGCGCATCAAGCCCTTTCTGCGCCGTGATCAGGGGCTCGCCATCGTGCCGGGCACTCCGGACGTCATGGACATGGCGGAAGACGCCTCATGGACTTCCTCCGTCAGCCTGATGGGAATATACAAGGTTCCCCTGATCTGCCGTACGCTTGAATATGGCCATTCCGTCTCTATTCTCGGCAGCCGCCCCCTCAACAGGATATGGGTTGCCCCCGGGAACGACGCCGGCCATTGGTCCGCATTGCTGGAAACTCTGTTTGATACTCCGCTGGAACTCCTTTCCTCCCCATGGCCTTTCCTGCTGAACAATTCCAATCCCCTTCTGCACCCCTCCCGCTGCATGAGCCTGTTTCGCCATTACAGGGAAGGAACCTTCTACGACAGGCAATTTCTGTTCTATGAAGAATGGACGGAGGAAGCCAGCGAACTGTACATCCGAGCAGATCAGGAACTTCTGGCTCTTTGTTCCCGCTGTCCCGGCATGGAGATCGGCAGGGACATCATTCCTGTTCTGAACTACTATGAATCCCGGAATGCCGCGGAACTAACCGGGAAAATCCGTTCCATCCCGGCGTTCCGCGGAGTCAAGGCACCCATGGTCCTCCGGGAACAGGGCTGGGCGCCGGACTTCGCCTCCCGCTACTTTACGGAAGACGTTCCCCTGGGCACCGGGCCGATTTGTCGTCTTGCGGAAAAACTGGGCGTTCCGTCGCCCACGCTCCATTCCTTTGTGGAATGGAACACTTCCATGCTGGACAGGTTTTCTCCGTTGCAGGAAAAATCATAA
- a CDS encoding aminotransferase class I/II-fold pyridoxal phosphate-dependent enzyme yields the protein MQAIILAAGMGKRLGHLTQDNTKCMIQVNGVTLIERMLRQLDNLSPSLEKIVVVTGYKGAKLKSFISLLDISTPVEYVDNPLYAATNNIYSLYLAKEHLLQDDTLLFESDLIFEDSVIDALLHHPYPSLALVAKFESWMDGTVVTLDEDDNIKQFIPGSKFSYKKKTEYFKTVNIYKFNRDFSRTHYVPFLTAYSKALGNNEYYEQVLRVIALLDKPEIKALRLGSEAWYEIDDIQDLDIAASMFTPDREEHLRLMESRYGGYWRYPRIRDFCYLVNPYFPNKRLMSELKANFEHLVREYPSGMRVNSLLAAKYFGVSQEYICIGNGAAELIKALMSRMEGKMGVVYPTFEEYPNRAAPDMVVPFHPASWNFSYTADDLMEFFSGKDISTLLLVNPGNPSGFFLPKADVLRLCLWTKERGIRLIVDESFVDFSEGMPDNTLLRDTLLEEYPHLAVVKSISKSYGVPGLRLGVLASADKKLIAWIKKDVSIWNINSIAEFYMQIFGKYEQSYVRACRRFMEERDRFMQELSRVPFLNVLPSQANYFMCEVMPPMKARTLTGLLLKNHSILIKDCSRKKGFEGREFIRIAVRNKADNDALVRAMHAEAASEPLSI from the coding sequence ATGCAGGCGATCATTTTAGCGGCCGGAATGGGAAAAAGACTGGGGCATCTCACCCAGGACAACACCAAATGCATGATTCAAGTGAACGGGGTAACGCTGATTGAGCGAATGCTGAGGCAACTGGACAACCTTTCCCCTTCCCTGGAGAAAATCGTCGTCGTCACGGGATACAAGGGAGCAAAACTTAAATCCTTCATCTCTCTTCTGGACATTTCCACGCCCGTGGAATACGTGGACAATCCCCTTTATGCCGCCACCAATAACATTTATTCCCTTTACCTGGCCAAGGAGCACCTGCTTCAGGACGATACGCTGCTCTTTGAATCCGACCTGATTTTTGAAGACTCCGTCATTGACGCCCTGCTCCACCATCCCTATCCCAGCCTGGCCCTCGTCGCCAAATTTGAAAGCTGGATGGACGGCACCGTCGTCACGCTGGATGAAGACGACAACATCAAGCAATTCATTCCCGGCAGCAAATTCTCCTATAAGAAAAAAACGGAATACTTCAAGACCGTCAACATTTACAAATTCAACAGGGATTTCTCCCGTACCCACTACGTCCCCTTCCTCACCGCTTACAGCAAAGCCCTGGGCAACAACGAATATTACGAGCAGGTGCTGCGGGTCATCGCCCTGCTGGACAAACCGGAAATCAAGGCCCTGCGTCTCGGCAGCGAAGCATGGTATGAAATAGACGACATCCAGGATCTGGACATAGCGGCTTCCATGTTCACACCAGACCGGGAGGAACACCTGCGCCTGATGGAGTCCCGGTACGGCGGCTACTGGCGCTACCCACGCATCAGGGATTTCTGCTACCTGGTCAATCCATACTTCCCCAACAAGCGCCTCATGTCCGAACTCAAGGCGAACTTTGAGCACCTGGTGCGGGAATACCCGTCCGGCATGAGGGTCAACAGCCTGCTGGCCGCAAAATACTTCGGCGTCAGCCAGGAATACATCTGCATCGGCAATGGCGCGGCGGAACTCATCAAGGCGCTCATGTCCCGCATGGAAGGGAAAATGGGCGTCGTCTACCCCACCTTTGAGGAATATCCCAACCGGGCGGCCCCGGATATGGTGGTGCCCTTCCATCCCGCTTCCTGGAATTTCAGCTACACGGCGGACGACCTGATGGAATTCTTTTCCGGCAAGGACATCAGCACCCTGCTCCTTGTCAATCCGGGCAATCCTTCCGGCTTCTTCCTCCCGAAGGCCGACGTGCTGCGCCTCTGCCTGTGGACGAAGGAGCGCGGCATTCGCCTGATCGTGGATGAATCCTTTGTGGATTTCTCTGAAGGCATGCCGGACAACACGTTGCTCCGGGACACCCTCCTTGAGGAGTACCCCCATTTGGCGGTGGTTAAAAGCATTTCAAAGTCCTACGGCGTTCCAGGCCTCCGCCTGGGGGTTCTGGCCTCTGCAGACAAAAAGCTGATTGCATGGATAAAAAAGGACGTTTCCATCTGGAACATTAATTCCATTGCCGAATTTTACATGCAGATCTTCGGGAAATATGAACAATCCTACGTGCGCGCATGCCGCCGGTTCATGGAGGAAAGGGACCGCTTCATGCAGGAACTCTCCCGCGTTCCCTTCCTGAACGTCCTCCCCTCCCAGGCCAACTACTTCATGTGCGAGGTAATGCCGCCCATGAAAGCCCGTACCCTCACGGGCCTCCTGTTGAAAAACCACTCCATCCTGATCAAGGATTGCAGCCGGAAAAAGGGCTTTGAGGGTAGGGAATTCATCCGCATCGCCGTCAGGAACAAGGCAGATAACGACGCCCTGGTACGCGCCATGCACGCGGAAGCCGCTTCGGAACCGCTTTCCATCTGA
- a CDS encoding LicD family protein — protein MKNKHLWVTEVRCCGLTVLSSITDRKKRTIRLFGIPCARFRVGKENEHAQMRKLVKSTVRAEEVPAASGVLRVVQQAMAFFLKEVGSILEENGYQYWLDFGTLLGAVRHKGFIPWDDDLDISMLRSDYERLRAGAAELFGSRGFSVSLEPFIQIGLPGTLCNVDIFPYDVAPGSWSPDDPEEREWMLRNYKASKLIDYEANTSRRYQTLCSYEDKMKIRDELVMEGKEPVEDGNVCLGFEIPFAGPCRHSFRHEWMFPLSSVLFEGKTFPGPRVPEMVLYGQYGDWGVLPDSPPVHFDLNRISKEVLLRMLYMRDTGRLPECD, from the coding sequence ATGAAAAATAAACATCTGTGGGTGACGGAAGTACGCTGCTGCGGCCTGACGGTGCTTTCTTCAATCACGGATAGAAAGAAGCGTACCATCAGGTTGTTCGGCATTCCCTGCGCCCGGTTCAGGGTGGGGAAGGAAAATGAGCATGCACAGATGAGAAAGCTGGTGAAGTCCACCGTCCGGGCGGAGGAAGTTCCGGCGGCGTCCGGCGTGCTGAGGGTTGTGCAGCAGGCCATGGCATTTTTTTTGAAGGAAGTGGGCAGTATTCTTGAAGAAAACGGCTACCAGTACTGGCTGGATTTCGGGACCCTTCTGGGGGCGGTCAGGCATAAGGGGTTTATTCCCTGGGATGATGATCTGGATATTTCCATGCTGCGAAGCGACTATGAACGACTGAGGGCGGGCGCTGCCGAGTTGTTTGGTTCCCGCGGCTTTTCCGTCAGCCTGGAGCCGTTTATCCAGATTGGGCTGCCGGGCACCTTGTGCAATGTGGACATTTTCCCGTACGATGTTGCTCCCGGCTCCTGGTCTCCGGATGATCCGGAGGAGCGGGAATGGATGCTGCGTAATTACAAGGCTTCTAAGCTGATTGATTATGAAGCTAACACGTCGCGCCGTTACCAAACGCTGTGTTCTTATGAGGATAAAATGAAGATCAGGGATGAGTTGGTGATGGAAGGGAAGGAGCCTGTGGAGGATGGAAACGTCTGTCTGGGTTTTGAAATTCCCTTTGCCGGACCGTGCCGCCATTCCTTCCGTCATGAATGGATGTTTCCCCTGTCCAGCGTCCTGTTTGAAGGAAAGACTTTTCCCGGGCCCCGGGTGCCTGAAATGGTTTTATACGGGCAATATGGAGACTGGGGTGTCCTTCCTGATTCGCCGCCTGTGCATTTTGACCTGAACCGGATTTCCAAGGAAGTGCTGCTCAGGATGCTGTACATGCGGGATACCGGGCGTTTGCCGGAATGTGACTAG
- a CDS encoding alpha amylase C-terminal domain-containing protein yields the protein MRRPPIPGLVMADGWLQPYSRQIRDRQRLFDLKMKRISQRSGSLEGYAQGYRYYGFNRDPETGAWTYREWAPAARGLFLAGDFNGWDRESHPLVRNERGVWEITLPPDALAHGQKVKVHVIGADGTGKDRIPAWITRAVQDPATYDFAGEIWMPEHPYEWRNNGFDPSRIEVPFVYEAHVGMGGEEQRVHTYREFADEVLPRISKLGYNTVQLMAVQEHPYYGSFGYHVSSFFAPSSRFGTPEDLKYLIDQAHGLNIAVLLDVVHSHAVKNEAEGLNNFDGSGGMYFLPGERGHHPDWDSCCFDYGRDEVIEFLLSNVRWWLEEFRFDGFRFDGVTSMLYFHRGHEPFGDLGAYFGPSVDLDAVAYLQLASTLIQRVRPGAVAIAEDMSGMPGLCRPVDEGGLGFSHRLAMGIPDYWIKLLKEKKDEEWSMGDMWHTLTNRRYGEPHVAYCESHDQALVGDKTLAFRLMDAEMYWKMAVDQQSLVVDRGMALHKMIRLVTLATGGEGWLNFMGNEFGHPEWIDFPREGNGWSYEHCRRQWSLVDNPSLRFKFLNAFDQAMVRLALDARLLNNPPPFPLNIDENNQVMAFHRGGLLFVFNWSGDRAIMDYVLPAPQKGEWRVVLDTDGARFGGFGRQDDSMPHFTDEDGNLSLYLLPRTALVLKRVGSAVMARHLGQEEG from the coding sequence ATGAGAAGACCCCCGATTCCCGGTTTGGTGATGGCGGACGGCTGGCTCCAGCCGTATTCCCGCCAGATACGCGACCGCCAGCGTTTGTTTGACCTGAAAATGAAAAGGATCAGCCAGCGTTCCGGCTCTCTGGAGGGGTATGCGCAGGGGTACCGCTATTACGGCTTCAACCGTGATCCGGAGACGGGGGCATGGACGTACCGGGAATGGGCGCCCGCCGCCCGCGGACTGTTCCTGGCGGGGGATTTCAACGGCTGGGACCGGGAGAGCCACCCGCTGGTGCGGAATGAGCGCGGCGTGTGGGAGATAACGCTGCCGCCTGACGCGCTGGCCCACGGGCAGAAGGTGAAGGTGCACGTGATCGGCGCGGACGGCACGGGGAAGGACCGTATTCCCGCGTGGATCACCAGGGCCGTGCAGGACCCCGCCACTTATGATTTTGCCGGGGAGATATGGATGCCGGAGCACCCCTATGAATGGAGGAACAACGGCTTTGACCCTTCCCGGATAGAGGTGCCGTTCGTTTACGAGGCGCATGTGGGCATGGGCGGGGAAGAGCAGCGCGTGCATACGTACCGGGAGTTTGCGGATGAAGTTCTCCCCCGCATTTCCAAACTGGGCTACAATACCGTCCAGTTGATGGCCGTCCAGGAGCATCCCTATTATGGCTCCTTCGGCTATCACGTTTCCTCCTTTTTCGCTCCTTCCTCCCGTTTCGGCACGCCGGAGGATCTGAAGTACCTGATTGACCAGGCGCACGGCCTGAACATCGCCGTGCTGCTGGATGTGGTGCATTCCCATGCCGTGAAGAATGAGGCGGAAGGTCTGAATAATTTTGACGGTTCCGGAGGCATGTATTTCCTGCCCGGGGAGCGCGGCCATCATCCGGACTGGGATTCCTGCTGCTTTGACTATGGGCGGGACGAGGTGATTGAGTTCCTGCTGTCCAATGTCCGCTGGTGGCTGGAGGAGTTCCGCTTTGACGGGTTCCGCTTTGACGGCGTGACGTCCATGCTGTATTTCCACCGGGGCCACGAGCCGTTCGGGGATTTGGGCGCGTACTTCGGGCCGTCCGTGGACCTGGACGCCGTGGCTTATTTGCAGCTGGCCTCCACGCTGATCCAGCGGGTAAGACCGGGCGCCGTCGCGATTGCGGAGGACATGTCCGGCATGCCGGGGCTGTGCCGCCCGGTGGATGAAGGGGGCCTGGGCTTTTCCCATCGGCTGGCCATGGGCATTCCCGATTACTGGATCAAGCTGCTCAAGGAGAAGAAGGACGAGGAATGGAGCATGGGCGACATGTGGCATACGCTGACCAACAGGCGTTACGGCGAGCCGCACGTGGCTTACTGCGAGAGCCATGACCAGGCCCTGGTGGGGGACAAGACCCTGGCGTTCCGCCTGATGGATGCGGAGATGTACTGGAAGATGGCCGTGGACCAGCAGAGCCTTGTTGTTGACCGCGGCATGGCGCTGCACAAGATGATCCGCCTGGTGACGCTGGCTACCGGGGGGGAAGGCTGGCTGAATTTCATGGGCAACGAGTTCGGGCATCCGGAATGGATTGATTTTCCGCGTGAAGGCAACGGCTGGTCTTACGAGCACTGCCGCCGCCAGTGGTCCCTGGTGGATAATCCGTCCCTCAGGTTCAAGTTCCTGAATGCCTTTGACCAGGCCATGGTCCGCCTGGCCCTGGATGCACGGCTGCTGAACAATCCGCCGCCGTTCCCGCTGAATATTGACGAAAACAACCAGGTCATGGCGTTCCACCGCGGCGGCCTGCTGTTTGTGTTCAACTGGTCCGGAGACAGGGCGATCATGGATTACGTGCTGCCCGCTCCCCAGAAGGGGGAATGGAGGGTCGTGCTGGATACGGACGGCGCCCGCTTCGGCGGCTTTGGAAGGCAGGACGATTCCATGCCGCATTTTACGGATGAAGACGGGAATCTTTCCCTGTACCTGCTGCCGCGTACGGCCCTGGTCCTGAAAAGGGTGGGTTCCGCCGTCATGGCCCGGCACCTGGGGCAGGAGGAAGGATAG
- a CDS encoding PEGA domain-containing protein, with protein sequence MMTHGLLPHLFLLSAACCACLSCSSSSRDITIRSVPSGASLRVNGDYAGQAPVTLSLNRHKSVHVAADKPGFLSTEKTFYPEMTTQGAILWGRNNEKSKDFKTDTLTIRLKKADSGAPPLRELPAQW encoded by the coding sequence ATGATGACCCACGGCCTTCTCCCGCATCTCTTCCTTCTCTCCGCGGCCTGTTGCGCGTGCCTCTCATGCAGCAGCTCTTCCAGGGACATCACTATCCGCAGTGTCCCTTCCGGGGCCAGCCTGCGCGTGAACGGAGACTATGCGGGGCAGGCACCCGTCACGCTCTCCCTGAACAGGCACAAGTCCGTGCACGTGGCGGCGGACAAGCCCGGCTTCCTTTCCACGGAAAAAACCTTTTATCCGGAGATGACCACGCAGGGGGCCATCCTGTGGGGCCGCAACAACGAAAAGTCAAAAGACTTCAAGACGGACACCCTGACCATTCGCCTGAAAAAGGCGGACTCCGGAGCGCCGCCCCTGAGGGAACTGCCCGCACAGTGGTAA
- a CDS encoding SufE family protein, with the protein MNYEERLQDLLDELDLFQDWTERYEYIISLGKKLPKLDEAHKTEDSLIKGCQSRVWLYTEPDKGVLKLYADSDSLITKGLIAVFIRLLSGLPPEEILKADMSKLDRTGLKDHLAPTRANALNSMAAQIKQAAMNMVEHH; encoded by the coding sequence ATGAACTACGAAGAACGCCTGCAAGACCTGCTGGATGAACTGGACCTGTTCCAGGACTGGACGGAACGCTACGAATACATCATCAGCCTGGGCAAGAAGCTTCCAAAGCTGGACGAAGCCCACAAGACGGAGGACTCCCTCATCAAGGGCTGCCAGTCCCGCGTGTGGCTGTACACGGAGCCGGACAAGGGCGTGCTGAAGCTCTACGCGGACAGCGACTCCCTCATCACCAAGGGCCTCATTGCCGTCTTCATCCGGCTGCTCTCCGGCCTTCCCCCGGAAGAAATCCTGAAAGCGGACATGTCCAAGCTGGACAGGACCGGCCTGAAGGACCATCTGGCGCCCACCAGGGCGAACGCCCTCAACTCCATGGCCGCCCAGATCAAGCAGGCCGCCATGAACATGGTGGAACACCATTGA
- the argF gene encoding ornithine carbamoyltransferase, whose protein sequence is MKNLLSIEQLTGDEIKDLLALGHKLKAERGHHERLPLKGQTWALIFSKSSTRTRVSFEVGISELGGRPMFLSVHDIQLGRGEPIKDTARVLGRMIHGAAIRTYGQQEVEEFAGFSGIPTINALTDEEHPCQILADLLTIEEIYGPGSWKDMKIAFVGDGDNNMSRSWMWAAKRLGFTLAIGAPTNYLPLEDFRKHLDCENVIFTTDPVEAVKGASVINTDVWLSMGQEAEGLSKEKHFYPYQVNRELLEHAAPNHSAFHCLPAYRGKEITEDVLEHFAPVIFREAENRVHAQKAVLATLADANRA, encoded by the coding sequence ATGAAAAACCTTCTTTCCATCGAACAGCTTACCGGAGACGAAATCAAGGACCTGCTCGCGCTGGGCCACAAGCTCAAGGCGGAACGCGGCCATCACGAACGCCTGCCCCTGAAAGGCCAGACCTGGGCGCTTATTTTCTCCAAATCCTCCACCCGCACCCGCGTTTCCTTTGAAGTGGGCATCAGCGAACTGGGCGGACGCCCCATGTTCCTTTCCGTCCATGACATCCAGCTCGGGCGCGGAGAACCCATCAAGGACACGGCCCGCGTGCTGGGCCGCATGATCCACGGGGCCGCCATCCGGACTTACGGCCAGCAGGAAGTGGAGGAATTCGCCGGCTTCTCCGGCATTCCCACCATCAATGCCCTGACGGACGAGGAACACCCCTGCCAGATCCTGGCGGACCTGCTCACCATTGAGGAAATTTACGGCCCCGGCTCCTGGAAGGACATGAAGATCGCCTTCGTAGGGGACGGGGACAACAACATGTCCCGCTCCTGGATGTGGGCGGCCAAGCGGCTGGGCTTCACGCTCGCCATCGGCGCGCCGACCAACTACCTGCCGCTGGAAGACTTCCGCAAGCATCTGGACTGCGAGAACGTCATCTTCACCACGGACCCCGTGGAAGCCGTGAAGGGAGCCTCCGTCATCAACACGGACGTCTGGCTCTCCATGGGCCAGGAAGCGGAAGGCCTGTCCAAGGAAAAACACTTCTACCCCTACCAGGTGAACAGGGAGCTGCTGGAACACGCCGCCCCCAACCACTCCGCCTTCCACTGCCTGCCCGCCTACCGCGGCAAGGAAATCACGGAAGACGTGCTGGAACACTTCGCCCCCGTCATCTTCCGTGAAGCGGAAAACAGGGTCCACGCCCAGAAAGCCGTTCTCGCCACGCTGGCGGACGCCAACCGGGCATAA